A single window of Myxocyprinus asiaticus isolate MX2 ecotype Aquarium Trade chromosome 48, UBuf_Myxa_2, whole genome shotgun sequence DNA harbors:
- the acot19 gene encoding acyl-CoA thioesterase 19 gives MAQTEQSPLLSVHPSGCLVDEKIEVQVEHLQADSKITLHALIHSDDGDDWEAFGHYTSDSSGTVKVSRDKSLGGTFEGVEPMGLLWSMRPVPESKPGRRFWKNNVETPVKVVVSVHEGHLAKGFKHHTPLTSTTAERWYLALGIQRVEVTEGGIKGTLFIPAGPGPFPAVLDLCGGQGGRVEYRSALLASHGYVSLALEYIGFLNAAGKLDHVDNTYIETAFSVLKQHPKVCCDKVAMMGMSFGVPVTLKMTAYSEIIQPKCVVCVSGSHIMPRNGSLADVYAALQQNVDKIRYDEKMRIIWRDLLLPIPDDPSKKVEMGKIKCPVLLIVGEDDQNWPSSESAADMKKMMEKAGNSSLLTLLSYPGTGHLIEPPYSPHARFTDFKLLEAKTKVMVLWGGETVPHSRAQEDSWNKTLTFLEEHLYDNSRDMTRF, from the exons ATGGCCCAAACAGAACAGAGTCCTTTACTTTCTGTTCATCCTTCAGGTTGTTTGGTTGATGAAAAAATTGAGGTACAAGTTGAGCACTTGCAAGCGGACTCCAAAATCACTCTTCACGCATTGATTCACTCTGATGATGGGGACGATTGGGAGGCATTTGGCCATTACACCAGTGATTCCTCTGGAACTGTTAAAG TTTCCAGGGATAAAAGTCTCGGTGGGACTTTTGAGGGAGTTGAACCCATGGGTCTTTTGTGGAGTATGAGGCCAGTTCCTGAAAGTAAACCAGGTCGCAG ATTTTGGAAGAACAATGTCGAGACACCAGTTAAAGTGGTTGTTTCTGTGCATGAAGGACATCTTGCTAAGGGCTTTAAGCATCACACACCCCTCACATCAACTACTGCAGAACGCTGGTATTTGGCCCTTGGAATCCAGAGGGTTGAAGTCACTGAAGGCGGGATAAAGGGGACACTCTTCATTCCAGCAG GTCCTGGACCCTTTCCTGCTGTGCTTGACCTCTGTGGAGGGCAGGGCGGTCGGGTTGAATATCGCTCAGCTCTTCTGGCCTCTCACGGCTATGTCTCTCTGGCTCTTGAATACATTGGGTTCCTGAATGCTGCAGGAAAACTTGACCATGTGGACAACACCTACATTGAA ACTGCCTTCTCAGTGTTAAAACAACATCCCAAAGTTTGTTGTGACAAGGTGGCCATGATGGGGATGTCATTTGGTGTCCCTGTAACTCTGAAGATGACTGCATACTCAGAGATTATACAG CCCAAGTGTGTGGTTTGTGTGAGTGGAAGTCACATAATGCCACGCAACGGATCTTTGGCAGATGTCTACGCAGCACTCCAACA GAATGTTGACAAAATCCGTTATGATGAAAAGATGCGAATAATTTGGCGGGATTTGTTGCTGCCGATACCAGATGACCCTTCCAAGAAAGTGGAG ATGGGTAAGATCAAATGCCCAGTTTTATTAATCGTTGGCGAGGACGATCAAAACTGGCCATCTTCAGAGTCTGCAGCAGAT ATGAAGAAGATGATGGAGAAAGCTGGGAACAGTAGTCTCCTGACTCTTCTCTCATATCCTGGGACAGGTCATCTCATCGAACCGCCCTACAGTCCTCATGCCAGATTCACTGACTTCAAGTTGTTGGAGGCAAAGACCAAAG TGATGGTGCTCTGGGGAGGAGAGACAGTGCCTCACAGTCGAGCTCAGGAGGACTCCTGGAACAAAACTCTGACTTTTCTAGAGGAGCATCTCTATGACAACAGCAGAGATATGACCAGATTCTAA